The DNA sequence tgttttctttgggAGAGGGGGGCTTTGGGGGGGTGGCAGCTAGATTTATTTCTTTTGTGTACGTATATGTTGTGAGGTTttccaaaaattaaattaaatgaaatgtaaatgaatgATTGCCAAGAAATACACTTGTTGACTGTGTTCATGATGCCAACAAGGTTACCAATAGTACAGATTACAGATGGGTGAATCACTCTGGTTTTGATCCATGCCATTTTCAGTTAGATTTACCATAACTCTCATTCATCACATTTCTGCCTTAACCTGTGATTGTTGAAAACATAATCCATTCCCAAATTTTCATTTAACAATATTTGATTGACTATGTTTTGACAATTCCCCCCTCATAAACTTTCTCTCATAATAGCCAATGCTTATACCACTACGACtgtgttaaattttaaaaagtgtgaaatCTTGCAGATAGTTAAATTCTGCTTTGCATATTAGTTTGAGAAATGATATTCTGACACATTGACAAACCATGTCAAACAATCAACAACTACAATGAGATTTTTTACCTATGCAAGAGTATAAtgatatgctttatttttattgtttttaatcattgtCTTTACTGTTTTCACAAGAATCCCCAGCATAAAGCTGGTCTGTTTCTCttttgttaaaataaatcaaGCACAGCTGTAGATAGAATTATTGATTAAAGAGATACAAATAATCTACTCAAGACTTACCTTTTCTAAAAGTCAAGACAACAAAAGAGCAGCGAACATACATTTGTGTGAAATTAATTTGCACAATTTGCAGCAACAAatgtttttgcaaataaaattatcTTTTGCCCTCTTGCCTGGTGAGGAgaatatttctgtgttttttgttCCGACTCATTAGAAGAAGATAAACATGGAtttagagagtcagtgtggtgttgtggctaGCATTGGACTACGACACTGGAGGCAATGTTCAGATCCCTGgctggccatggaaatccactggccttaggcaagtcagcCTAAGAGatgggcaaaggcaaacctcaccAGGACAATTCTTGTGAAGAATATCATTGATAagttgttgatttgttgttgttgttgttgttgttatatttatttatatcccacttccacTACCCCTAAAAAAACCTAGGACTCAAAacagtttgccataagtcagaaatgacttgaaagcacacaacaacaacaacaacaacacatggacTCATATCCCAAAATCAAATTCCTCAAAAATCCTGAACAGTGTATATTATGGGGGTCCAGTGCAtcctttttgaaaacaaacaaaaacaaaacaaaaaggcatAGCAATTTAGATCAATATTTATTACCTTCCTATTCTGTTATGATGACTCTGGAaacaatatgaagaaatttgaagATTTACCTTAATATACTTTTCTTTCTCACAGTGAAATTACCAGGCTGTGTTGTTGATGACAACCTCTACAAAGTAAGTATATTCCCTAATAACAAATTTTAGAAATACTAAGCAATTTAGTATTCAGAGGAATTATGATAGATTCAGGTTAGAAATATTAACTATTCTTTCTGTTTTGCCTGTTCTAAGCCTGGAGCAATTGTTCCAAGAGGCCCATGTGAAACCTGCACATGCTCTCTAGAAGAAGACCCAGAGACCAAATCAAACAAGGTGGAATGTGTGCCAGAAGTATGTGACAGAAGTTGCCCATTGGTGAGTAAGatactttttttgttgttacttcTCTGCTTTTCTTCTATTTACCCACCTATCTGTCCAGTTTGCCCTTTAGAAGAATATCCTAGACCTCAtggatttcttttcatttgttctCAAACAGGGCCATGAATATAGGGAAGTATCTGGACAATGCTGTGGTAACTGCACCGCAGTGGCTTGTGTCTTGAAGCAAGGACTCGATGTCAGAGTTATCAAGGTAGCTAATGTGTCCACTGTCATCCATACTGATTTTGCACATATGCTTTTATACTTATTTCACTACTCATCCCCCTCTGTTTTTTACCCCACTATATGAATATACATGTTTTTGCTTGTAAAACTGGTAGGGTTGAACAAACTAATAAGAGCATATGGAAGTGTCTCATCAGATTGCAAATGTACGTTACTCAATACTGAAACTGTTCTCAGAGGCCCCAGTGGAGAGCCTTCCCAGTCCTGCAACGATGAAATCTTTGAGAAATTTTAGCTAATGAAACTGGAGCTTCTGTGTGCAAAACACATGGGTTACCAATGGGCTATGGCCACTTCCACACcagataaataattaaaactaTTGTTTAAACATCACATTTAACCAGGTTCTGCCTTCAACTATGCTAACATACAACCCATTGCTCTAGCTGAGAGATTTCCATATCTATCTGAGGCAAACCTTGGAAATATGCACAAGATATTTCCTTAATTtaaaccccaccccccccccaccccccacactaAGACAGAAGTTGAAATCCAGATGTGTCTTCTAAGTTAGGTTTTCGTAGGTTCTGTAGCCTTCCCAAGAGATTGGGGCAAAATCTGGCCCCACCACAGTCGCCCACCCATGGACTATAtaaacaaacacatgcacatttgAGACAATCAGAAACTGGGGATCAGGAAGATAAGGACTACACTGACTTTAAGATGTGCAGTATGAACAATGAAACTTGTAGCAAAAGCAAAGGATTTTTTGTAGCGAAAGACTAAGAGGAGAAGAATGTGCACCTCCACACAATTAAGTCCTTTCTGCATTGACCTATCCATAGTAAGTTGtccaaaatacagatttttttttcatgctaaTGTTATTATGTCAGTCAGCCTTCCACAACCTGGCACCTTCCAGTTTTGTTGGAACACAACTTCCATCATCACTAAACACAATGACTAGCTTTAGGGAAagctatttttattgtataagcAAAACAAATTGTATAGGACATAAATGTGGTTTGTGACAGCTTCTAAAATGGTTGGACTATTTTTTTTCCATAGCGTGGAGAAATTGTTCACCCTCCAGGAGACAACTGTACCTTCTATGAATGTGATTTTGTTGATGGACAGTATATTCTTGTCACTACCAAGAAAACTTGCCCTCTGTTTGACCCAACTACCTGTGAGCCTGTAAGTTTACATGAATAACCACAATCTTTGGGTCAGTTTGTTTGATTGGCTATCAAGTGAGAATAGAGTTTATCTAAAGCAAAGGGATGAATTGTTGGGCTCAATTAACTAGTTTCAAATGATTGCAGTAGGTAATGGGTTGGATCCAAACTAAGTTAGTTGACCTTAAATCCTATTGATTGCAGTAGGAAAAAAGTAACTTATCTCAGTGATGTCAATGGGACCTGAAATTAATGGACATAAAACACACNNNNNNNNNNtattattattattattattattattattattattattattattattattattattattattatgctttatttatatagcactgtagatttaagCAGTCATGCAAAAGCCCATCTTATCCAGGGGCCTAGTTATTGAAGAAGgtaagaagggaagggaagttcCTCCTGCATGTGCTGTTCTGCATAGGGCCTGGCCACTTACTTCCTAAAAGTAAGGAACAGCCACATAGTGAAGGAGGAGCTGCCAATTCAGTGCCTAATTTCCAGGTAGGCTTGAGCCTTGGAACCTCTCAATTAGACTTGAAGGCATCAGACAGCAAAGGATCTTCCTTTTCTTTAGCAAGGATGAGATCCAAATTCATCCAGTTGATTTATGGATACTGTCAGCCTGTcattatatgatttttaaaaaaatataacttcCAAACTTCCACATGTgatttcaaattgcctgttgatcTGtggatttcataagattttcttaggcaagggatactccgAGGTTGAttactagttccttcctctgaaatacagcctatagcacctggttaTTTGTTGGCAggctctcatccaagtactaactagggttgactctgctttgcttccaagatcagataagatctggtgcctttacattATTTAGGCATTGCCACTCCATCTCTACCTCCTTCTagttttgttttcagaaaatcTGCGTACTTTCTATCCTcagaacaaaatccaaaaaaattagAAGTGTGTCATTGTATGTAAATTTGTTGCGACTTGAATTTAAGTCTAGGCAACAACTGTGGTCCACAAAATATTCATTTCAAAATCTTCTCACTAAACACTAATTGCATTCTATAAAAGCTCTGTACAGTACTGTTAATCCTGTGGATTCTGTGTACTGTGGAATAACTTGCCTAGATTATCATACAAGTAGTGAGATGAAGGATTAAATACATACGGTACTAATAAACATAAGTACATAGAAGGGGGAAAATATAATTTAGCCTTAACAAAGGTACAGGTTATATAATTGTTGTTAATAGTTTCTTGATATTTCATTATTGTTATAATTTTTAGTAATTATAGAAGGCATTACATTCATTTTGGAGACAATTTCCTTTGGGTCTGTGGGTCCAAAGCTTATTTATCAGTCTTGGCCTGCACCTTTTTGGCATAAATCAATTTTGTTTGGAGGGTGTATATTTGGCTCTATAAATCAGTTCTAACTCATGTTATTCTTTTAGGAATATGTGGTAAAGTCTGATGATGGCTGTTGCAAGATCTGCCAACCACCATGTAAGTTATgccaaaaatgttaaaatacagctGAAAATATCTCCACTATGCACTAGAGTCTGTCTTTGGTAACATTAACTGCATTTGGAGAGGAAGTGAGCAAATAAATTACACTATCTGAGCAGAGAGTAAGTGTTAAGCTTGGTATAGGTATTAGCTGTAAAAGTAATACTGTGAAAAGAAGAATCACTGTATTAAAACTCATAAGATAAGGCAGGCTTCCTTGCTCCTAATGATACCAGTAGACAGGGAAATAGAAAAAGGCATTCTAGGATTCCACATTTTAAGTTTAATTTTTAGTAAtggtaatagtaataattttacCTTAAACAAACAACAGGTGAAGTTATACATcacaggttcaaaacacactgcagacatcttccagtttgagacagcttgggaactgtagttttatgagacatttgcAGAGGTTGCAACAGAGCTTTACAGAGGTTGCAACATGCCACTAGATTTAGAGTGGATGTTCCACTGGATGAGGAGATAACAGATGTGGCTGAACTCCAAACCCCACCAGTCCCTGCTAACATGGCTGGTGAAAGCTGTACCataacaatatctggaaagctaGTTTATTCACCCATGCTCTTAAAAAAACAGATTTACCATACCTTTTGATTTCTTCTTTACTCTCCAAAGTATTAAGATTCAAGAGGACTGCAAGGCTCTAAAAAACCCAGATGGACTCCACTATTTCTTTTTCCCTATCTCTTCATATATGCATATTTGTGTACATGCCATCCTGTCTTCCACAGCCTTAGTATGTAGTCATGCTGATTGttttatatagagagagatagatagattaaAAACTTCTTCCCTTTACAGTGAAAATCTGTGTGCCAAAAAGCACAAGAAGTGTCATCAGATACAATGACTGTGAAGCTTCTTCACCTGTTGAGTTAACGTATTGTGAAGGCCACTGTGGCAGCTCTTCAAAGTAAGTAGCAAAAAACTATTCCTTGCTCCTcttacaaataatttttatttgtgattctGTAGGTCTTGCTTATTTGAAATAGTTGGCCAGAAAATCTTGGGTTCAattctttatattttttgtaGCTGATAGGCACaaaataattgtattttttttgtaagaaaaacactaaaattcaTGGAATATAAATGCACTAGTTTTTATCGTAGATCAAACTTTTAGCCTTTTGTCTTACAAAATATGAAGGTGGAAGCTATTGCAAAGGACATTTAATTCAATCCATTACATTAAGCAATTTGTCCAGCaggtttttttattcttttttagaaCAACAAAGATTGGGTATCCATCTGACAGGGAATCTTTAGATAAGCATTTCCTTGGGGCCTCTTTCCACTCCCTAGTTCTATGATTTTAGAAGTCTACAtcaagaatcacattggccttcttAAAATTTAAACCCACTAACAAGAAATTCATAAACCCATGGGTCAAGAAGATCCTGTAATGTGCAGCAGAGCATAATGTTCCACTTGGGCCATTCCACGTCCCACTTAGCTTTGATGGATGTCAAATCTCAGGAAGGAGCCCTGTTGGTACTTActagtggggaggggagggaggaggagataaTTCAAACAAGTAGGAAGAGCTGGTCACAACTTGGAACAGGGATGAAATAAAGGCTTGTTCAGAGATGAAGTGCaaccttcttttccttcccctggaAGCCCAGGGCAGCTTTGTTTTGATCAAGTGAATTGCCTCCTTCTCTCCACTAGTACGCAGTCTTCACAACTGCCAGGAGAGAGGTTTTGAAAGGCGTGCAAAAGACTAGAGAACAGCTCTCTGCGCACTATctaaaatttagaggcatgtaaGCATGCAAGCTTCCTTTCCTACCAATGGGAGAGTGTACATGACCCCATAGGAAATTTTTTTACACACACGCATGGGTGGAGGCGATCTGACATCTGATGTTTCAGGAGGCATTGCCCATACACTTTCACATTTGCTTTTGGGAGGAAATGAatgtaaatatttattattttaaagaacatCAAGGCATCACATTTGGTACTTTTTTCTGTGCACCTATAGAATTGCAACATATACATGTGGTCCTGCTTCACAGCCTGTTCCTggcattgtaatccaaaacacctAAGTTTTCCAAGCTTGGTGGCCTCAGCATTGTAGAAGTACAATGAAGAAGTACAGCATGTGCttacctaggtccaaaacacactccagaaataatccagtttgagactactttaattttcctggctcaatgctagagaattctgagaactttagttttgtgaaacatttagccttctctctcagagaactctggtgtcccagtaaactacaatacccaggattccctagcattgagccagaggagttaaagtggtcccagATTGGATTAtctctgaagtgtgttttggaacctAGCTACATTTCTTGCTGCTGCCAGCCTCAGACCCCTTTGTAAGCAGTGCTTCCTCCCTGGTGGGGTGATTTTCATGTTGTTGGAAAGAGAGGTGATCAGTGGGGATGCATCTAGCTATTCTTCTGTGGTTGGGTATGCTGGGACAGATATCTGCAGTAATCCCGATTGATCCCCTGCTCTCTGGCAATATGGCGTTGACCATGTGCTGCTCACAAGGGAGGTTTGGGGGGATTTGGGTTGTTGCATGGTCAGAATAGAATTCTGAACTCCATAACAACTAAAAAAAGTGAGTTGTGATAGTATAAGTCAGACTTACACCATCATAATTCACCAATAGGGCACCAGCCATAgtttaattatataattaaaaatcATCTGTCATTTTACTTGTTGAGACTGAAATCATTTGGGAGTATAACAGACAAGTGCAGAAACACTTTTAACTACATGAGCCAACCTGGCAACATATACTGTTTGAAAtatagacattttaaaaccaatttcCTCCAATATAGACTGAAGACTTGTGAACGCTAACAGTGAGTAGGAATGGTAGTCTTGCTCCTGCCCCAGAAGTTACTCTAACcttcctttgttttctctttgtaaCTCTCTAGATATTCTTATAAGGCAAACACAATGGATCATACCTGCAACTGTTGTAAGGAACTCAAGACAAGCAAGAGACAAGTGACCCTGTCATGCCCTGATGGCTCCACCCTGGATTATTCTTATATCCATGTTGATGAGTGTGACTGTATGGCCAGCCAATGTGGTCTCCAGCCCACCTCCTCTCCAGAACAGCAGcaggaacaagaacaagaacagcagcagcaagaagagCAGCAACAAGAGGAACAGCAACAAATGGAATAGCAACAGCAGGAAGAAGAACAGTAACAAGGACAGGACTTTTTTTAATGACCAAGAACAAGAATTAACCCAAAGGAAATTCAAATAAATCTTCTGTTAGGTAGAAAAATATCCAATGCAGCATTGTGAACATACAGATGAATATTTTTTTCTAGATCTACCCAGAGTGGCCCCTTTTCTTTCATCTTATACAGTATTTGGTGTACCAAACAAGAAATGCTCAGGTTTATGCTTTCCTTGAGTGAGGCTATCTTGTCCAACTGCAAATTAtgtgggaaggggaagaagaccTTGGTGAGAATTATTAGAGTGCCGGTAGGAAGATTAAGCCTTAACTCTCCCCCGCCATGAAGTTAGAACTCCAGCATTACCCAAGCATCACATGGATAGTAATATTTCTAATATAAGCACAAGACTTTTTTCCCATTACTAGTTGGCACTAGTCAGACATTAATTTAAGTACAAGAGCTATTAGGAGAGGCCCGTTCCATTCCATTTCAACTTCATTCCTCAGTGACTATATCCACAACTAAAAATCTAGCACTTACTTTGCCAGTTTGCTCTTCCTAACTGTTGTTTCAAATTCCTGATTTCTACAAACTTCAGTCTGGTGAATGATGCAGGGCTACAATACTAGGTTAATTGTAAATTTATTCTTatgcaaaacaacagcaataaaaaaaacctgATGAAGTATGGCTGCTGCTGAAGAAGACACTCTGTTTACATATCATCAGCAGCATAATAATTGTATGaagattttaatgttttttataacTGTTTACAAAATGAATATAGATTATAGAGATGTATTTGCCAAATGGTCATATGAAGAGCTTTTGTAAACTGaggtaacaacaaaaacaataatataaattctGTTCTAagacagttaattttttttaaatgttgtatcaTTACTATTTATTTGTTATGGGAAAATAGACTTTAGGGGCTATTTTCTTCTGAATTAATATCTTCTGTCAACAAAAGCCTGGTTGAGGGATAACTTcaccttttgccatttttatttgtttctttaaaagaacACCTACAATGATTAATAAATTTTCAGCATTTTGCAGCTGTTGTGGTTTTTCTTTCTGATATCCTGTGCTTCTTTTGCAAGGATCATTTTGGTAcaccagactaacatagctacttACTTGTTCTCTCTAACTGTAGAGGTGGGTTTCCATCCAAACCCCAGTCTCAGTTCTCATGAAGGCTACCCACCCATCTCCCTGCTCCTGTTAGCCTTAGATGAAAGACTCCCCTTGGTATAATATCTAATTTTGCCCTTAGTATTGAACAGAGGTTTGCCGTTTTGTTAGCACAACTAGAGTTTGCAGGGGACTCAGAAGAGGGCCACATTTAAGACAATCCTTATATCAATGGATAATAAGACCCTATCTGTATTGCATACAAGACAATGTGCTAGAAGAAGCAAGGGCAAAGAGGATTTGTCTTGCTCTTCCCCAAgcaatcttttgtttttcatagtTTCTGCTAAGTCCCAACAATAGAGGCAGTGTTGTACGTTGCAATCCTGTCCATACTTCCATAATACACTCTAAACTCAATGGAACTTACTGCTGAGTCAACAAACATATTGGTTTGTAATAAGCATCCTCCTTCAGAGAAATCCTACTAAATTGATACTACCTTTTCTTGGGACTTCTTTATCTACCCTGTTCTTCTGACTGGGAAGACATCTTCCCTATAGCCTTTTGTGCCACATTTGGCATGCCCTTAGTCAACTGACATATAATTTGTTGCTGATCCATCCAACCATCTCTGATTAAATTAGTGGGATCCTCCATAAGAGTTTATCCCCCTCAAATAGATTCTATGTACACTACATAGACAATATTGTGAATCTGATTTTCCCAAACATGCCCCACAAACTTGGCTGAAAATACTTTTCAACTAAGGAAAGTACTGTCAAAGCATTTCAAGGAAATTTGTGGGTGCTCCCAGTCCCCCTCAAACTGGATTTTGTGTACATTATCTAGCCTACGCTTTGAATATATCCTCCAAATGTGATGCCTATCTGCCCAGTCATTCCAAGCAAATGTGACAGATGCCCCAGCAGGGATGCCCTTTATTCCTCATGGCCTATATTTTGAATCAGACAATCACAAACATACTGTTCTAATTTGTATATATCCATCAAGCCATTTTCAAGGAAAGTACTGGGGTGCCCAGTCAGGATCCCCTGCATATGTAGATTTTGTGTATACCACATTGCCTGTGTGTTTTACATCAGACCATCATAAGCATGTCCTCCACAATTGATGTAAATCACTTGGCTGCTTTTTAGGGGTAGGATGTCCCACCAGCCCTTCTCCAAATGTAGATTTTTGTATGTCACATAGACTAGATTTTAAATCAGATAATTCCAAACATACTCTCTGAATTAATTACAAATCTGTTCAgacttttaaaaggaaattaaaggGGTGACCCACCAATGCCCCTCCAAAGTGGATTTCACATACACCGTAAACCTTTATTCTAAGTGTGACCATCATGTACATGTACTCCAAATTTGGTACAAATccaaattatttcaatttcctatcACACCtacctatccccccccccatgggtttCACATATTCCACTTATCATATAGTGTATATCAAACCAGCCCAAGCCTTCAGATAAGGTACAGATCCATCCAGCTTTTTTTGAGGAAATTGATGAGTACCTTGTCAGGTCTTCCATTTGTGTACATATTCTAGATTATAAATCATCCCAAACATACCTTCCAAATTTAGTGAAAATCCAGGTTTTTTGCATTGATACAGTAGCACATATAGAGACAGAAACTTAATTCTAGTTGCAAAGACAAGAGAGTATCCTTTCGGCAAAAATATTTCTAGCACATGCTGAGCTAACACTAGAGGGCAGCATGTACACAGTGTATAACATTACCTGATATTGAGtcacattacttttttaaaaatgcccaagATTGAAATAATTTGTGATCTAGCTTGcaggctaaatccaattgctagtcccagtgATGGTAGAGCCAttggatcaatgggatttacacgaGTGTTGATTTACCAATTCAACACTTAACTACAATGAATCTATTCTAGTTTGGATTAGTAACTGGATGTAACCAATAATTTAAGTATAATAAATTAGAATTTATATTATAGGTTCCTAATATGATGGTTGGTGTTGAATATCCATTTAGTAACAGGAGAAACAGTAAAATAGGGAAGAAGGGATCAAAACTAATGTGTCAAATAGCATAATTTTATCTCAACTAGAAGAAATCTTATTTACACCAGCAGACATCCAGAAGAAACTTCATTACAGCCAAAGAAACTAATTTTAGTATAATTCTAAATTTGTCCAATGAGAATTACCTTTTAAACAATCTTAGTTCCATCAAAGAATGTTATTCATTTACGTGGCTGAAGGTACTACATAGTTATATTGCATCTCTCTGTGATTTTCCTTGCCTTGAACAAAAGCTGCATAttcaaagtcaaaggctttcatggctgacatccatagttttttgtgggtttttgggctatgtggccatgttctagcagagtttcttcctgatgttttgccagcatgtcgctggcattttcagagaatgctgtctggaatctgccctccaccatctcccagaggaggaagcagaagaaataagaggggaaacagcaaggattctgcacaaggcaaaaccacctcccagcaacataaccaaaaaagaaagaaaagccaacaAGGACCTCAATTTGGATCCAGAAATCATTATTCTCCCAGCAGATAAAGGCAATGCCATAGTAATCATggatacagaacaatacaaacaaaaaatcaaggaattcCTGGATCCCACAATATACAAAAAGTtgaaacaagacccaaccagcaaaatcaccagaaaaacgAACACCCTCATCATAACctcctcaattcagccaaccacaagacaaagtttgtgcaaatctgaggaTCGCCCACCAAGACTCTATAGACTTCCCAAGagccacaaggattccattccactccgacccatagtgagtgctattggatcccccacatatgacttggacaagtttctggccacacaattacaaacccatatagggcagacaccccactacatcaaggactcagtttacttcataggaaaaatcagtaaccttgaactaaaacctgaAGATATATTAATCAGCTTCGATGTGGtttccctgttcaccaaagtctcCATAATGTACACCATGAtactcatccaacagatttttccagatgatatcacagccctgttcaaacattccctcaccacaagctatttccagtgggacaatggattctacgaacagagagatggggtagcaatgggaagccctcaaAGCccggtgatagcaaacttttacatggaacactttgaaaaacaagccctggaaacagcactgaaaaagccCTCAACTTGGTTctgatacgtggatgacactttcaccatctggagccatggagaagaagacctggctgtgttcctgaaccatctgaacaacatccaccccaacatccaattcactatggaaaaagaaaaggaaggaacactgccattcttggatgtcctagtcatccgcaaaccgaacctacacttgggtcacacagtatacagaaaacctacacatacagaccaatacctgcacaagaactacAACCATCACTCAGGACAataaagaagcacaatcaaaacactggtagactgagcaaaacgcatctgcgaaccccacttcttggaagatgaactgaagcacctggaccaggctctacaggctaatggttattccagctcagacatcagaagggctgccaggcccaggaaaacccagaggagtgaagacaagcagcctaTTTTTACCATAcgtcaaaggagtcacagacagaataggcaaagtagtgaggaagcacaaccttcaaatggtttaccaaccgacgaagaaaatccagcaaatgctccactcagccaaggaccagagagaccctctcacagccgcaggagtttaccgcataccatgcagctgtggacaagtctacatagggaccaccaaacgcagtgtgcaaacaagaatcaaggaacacgagagacactgcagactgggccagccagaaaaatcagcagtagcagaacatgccacaaaccatcctgggcataaaatactgtttgaaaacactgacattctggaccatgccaacctctaccatgtcaggatgaacagggaagccattgaaatccacaaacatctggataatttcaaccggaaagaagaaacccttaaagtgaacaaaatttggctaccagtcctggggaatagcaaaattaggactcagcaaatgcaaatgggaaaccactcagagtcaggggctttcccagaagataatgatcaccaattagcagacattaatcctcttttgcattagcctcccagcctgaggcctgccgttagcaacagaacaatacccatgcaaatcactcctgcattcccaagctcacagtgtgtgtatgtgcatgta is a window from the Sceloporus undulatus isolate JIND9_A2432 ecotype Alabama chromosome 1, SceUnd_v1.1, whole genome shotgun sequence genome containing:
- the LOC121919336 gene encoding intestinal mucin-like protein, which translates into the protein MTPEDKCCPQPECVCNTTYCPGTIESCPVGYTLKQQNLPGGCCIAAICVKLPGCVVDDNLYKPGAIVPRGPCETCTCSLEEDPETKSNKVECVPEVCDRSCPLGHEYREVSGQCCGNCTAVACVLKQGLDVRVIKRGEIVHPPGDNCTFYECDFVDGQYILVTTKKTCPLFDPTTCEPEYVVKSDDGCCKICQPPLKICVPKSTRSVIRYNDCEASSPVELTYCEGHCGSSSKYSYKANTMDHTCNCCKELKTSKRQVTLSCPDGSTLDYSYIHVDECDCMASQCGLQPTSSPEQQQEQEQEQQQQEEQQQEEQQQME